The Anopheles coluzzii chromosome 2, AcolN3, whole genome shotgun sequence genome window below encodes:
- the LOC120950146 gene encoding protein takeout-like yields MAVGSLLVWSLLVIATASAAGVYERPSYILPCRRADPEINKCIRNSLNFVKPYVARGLPELKTPPLEPLRIEELAMENNAGAVRIKALFTDIVAQGAGNYTIKEVRSDLKKLRIDMSIAIPRVETRGKYEVIGNVLLLPVRSNGEFWTEFSDITAIAKIYGKAVERDGESFMGIEKINVDFTMKNARFKVKDHVNTQNVLGEAINQFLNQNANELIQEMRPAASQSIGKLFRKFLNDAFTNLPTRLWLLDD; encoded by the exons ATGGCCGTAGGAAGTCTGCTGGTCTGGAGCTTGCTGGTGATTGCCACCGCATCCGCCGCTGGAGTTTACGAACGAC CCTCATACATTCTGCCCTGCCGACGAGCTGATCCCGAGATTAACAAATGTATCCGGAATTCGCTCAACTTCGTCAAACCGTACGTTGCCCGCGGGCTGCCCGAGCTGAAGACGCCGCCACTGGAGCCGCTGCGCATTGAGGAGCTGGCGATGGAAAACAATGCCGGCGCGGTGCGGATAAAGGCCCTCTTCACGGACATCGTTGCCCAGGGCGCTGGCAACTATACCATCAAGGAGGTGCGCAGCGATCTGAAGAAGCTGCGCATTGACATGAGCATCGCGATCCCGCGGGTGGAGACGCGCGGCAAGTACGAGGTGATCGgtaacgtgctgctgctgccggtgcgaTCGAACGGCGAGTTCTGGACGGAGTTTT CGGACATCACCGCCATCGCCAAGATCTACGGTAAGGCGGTCGAACGGGACGGTGAGTCGTTTATGGGCATCGAGAAGATCAACGTCGACTTTACGATGAAGAACGCCCGGTTCAAGGTGAAGGACCACGTCAACACGCAGAACGTGCTGG GCGAAGCGATCAACCAGTTCCTCAACCAGAACGCGAACGAGCTGATCCAGGAGATGAGACCGGCGGCCTCCCAGAGCATCGGCAAGCTGTTCCGGAAGTTcttgaacgatgccttcaccAACCTGCCGACGCGGTTGTGGCTGCTGGATGACTAG